One segment of Paraburkholderia sp. PGU19 DNA contains the following:
- a CDS encoding LysR family transcriptional regulator yields MNRLDSMSILVAVVDSGSLSAAARRLGMPLATVSRKVGELESHLKTRLIQRTTRQLSLTEAGASYVAACRRILDEIAEAERAATGEYASPKGELVVTAPVVFGRLHVVPVVAEFLAHYPEIDVSLVLTDRVVHLMEEQADVAIRIGELPDSTLMATRVGTVRRVVCASPAYLATHGVPVKPRDLAAHECITFEVLASTRAWVFGSGKSEVSVPVHSRLAVNTAEAAIAAAMLGVGLVRVLSYQVADAIRDNALSVVLDAFESAPLPISLVHKGQTPLPLKLRAFLDFVAPRLRSRTSRILEDATTK; encoded by the coding sequence ATGAATCGGCTTGATTCCATGTCCATCCTTGTCGCTGTCGTTGACTCGGGCAGCTTGTCGGCCGCCGCGCGGCGCCTCGGCATGCCGTTGGCAACCGTGAGCCGCAAGGTGGGAGAACTGGAATCGCATCTGAAGACGCGTCTTATCCAACGCACGACGCGGCAACTCTCATTGACGGAAGCGGGCGCCTCGTATGTGGCGGCGTGCCGGCGCATCCTCGATGAGATTGCAGAAGCCGAGCGCGCGGCGACGGGGGAATACGCGTCTCCCAAGGGCGAACTTGTGGTCACGGCGCCCGTCGTGTTCGGGCGCTTGCACGTCGTGCCCGTGGTTGCGGAATTTCTCGCGCACTATCCGGAAATCGACGTGAGCCTCGTGCTCACGGATCGCGTCGTGCATCTGATGGAGGAGCAGGCGGACGTCGCCATCCGCATTGGAGAACTGCCCGATAGCACGCTCATGGCGACGAGAGTGGGAACTGTGCGCCGGGTTGTCTGCGCGAGTCCCGCGTATCTGGCAACGCATGGCGTGCCCGTCAAACCGCGCGATCTCGCGGCGCATGAGTGCATTACGTTCGAGGTGCTCGCATCCACGCGTGCCTGGGTGTTTGGGTCCGGCAAGTCAGAAGTGTCCGTGCCCGTGCATTCACGGCTTGCCGTCAATACGGCGGAAGCGGCGATCGCAGCCGCGATGCTTGGCGTTGGACTGGTACGCGTGTTGTCCTATCAGGTCGCGGACGCTATTCGCGACAACGCACTGAGCGTCGTGCTCGACGCGTTCGAGTCGGCGCCGTTGCCCATCAGTCTCGTACATAAAGGACAGACGCCTCTGCCACTCAAATTGCGCGCTTTTCTCGACTTCGTGGCGCCGCGTCTGCGCAGCCGTACATCGCGCATACTCGAAGACGCCACGACAAAATGA
- a CDS encoding SDR family NAD(P)-dependent oxidoreductase, with protein MSHSALSKGAVAVITGGAAGIGLAAAKRFAELGLRICIADRDADRIAYAVEEVARLSASGARDVFGLETDVSAIDDVRRLHSAVVERFGGTDVLMNNAGVQPGSGMFGPDENWTRVLGVNLWGPIHGTQVFVPDMITRGRPGLVINTGSKQGITTPPGDPAYNVSKAGLKAFTEALQHELRNTPGCNISAHLLIPGFVFTELTRKGRTEKPAAAWTPEQTVEFMLERLSAGDFYILCPDNDVPRSLDERRMLWAIGDIVENRPALSRWHADYAAAFEAFIEQPR; from the coding sequence ATGTCTCATTCTGCTCTTTCCAAGGGAGCCGTTGCCGTCATCACGGGTGGCGCGGCCGGTATCGGCCTGGCTGCGGCAAAGCGGTTTGCCGAGCTTGGACTTCGTATCTGCATTGCAGACCGCGATGCCGATCGAATTGCGTATGCCGTGGAAGAAGTCGCCAGGTTGAGCGCGAGCGGCGCGCGGGACGTCTTTGGACTCGAAACCGATGTCAGTGCCATTGACGATGTCCGTCGTCTGCACTCAGCCGTTGTCGAAAGATTTGGCGGCACCGACGTCTTGATGAACAACGCCGGCGTTCAACCGGGCAGCGGTATGTTCGGTCCCGACGAGAACTGGACGCGCGTGCTGGGCGTGAATTTGTGGGGCCCAATTCACGGCACGCAGGTTTTCGTACCCGACATGATCACGCGCGGTCGCCCAGGGCTTGTCATCAATACGGGTTCAAAGCAAGGCATTACGACACCGCCAGGGGACCCGGCCTATAACGTGTCGAAAGCCGGATTGAAGGCGTTCACGGAGGCGCTCCAACACGAACTCCGTAACACCCCCGGGTGCAACATAAGCGCACACTTGCTCATTCCCGGTTTCGTGTTCACGGAGTTGACTCGCAAAGGCCGGACGGAAAAGCCCGCTGCGGCATGGACACCCGAGCAAACGGTCGAGTTCATGCTCGAGCGCCTCAGCGCTGGCGACTTCTATATCCTGTGTCCGGATAACGACGTACCGCGTTCGCTCGACGAGCGCCGCATGTTATGGGCGATAGGGGATATCGTAGAAAACAGGCCCGCCTTGTCTCGTTGGCATGCGGACTACGCGGCGGCGTTCGAAGCGTTTATCGAACAGCCTCGCTAG
- a CDS encoding transposase, which produces MTRLARHYVPEQPQHVILQGLTGPAFLDEGDYLYFLACLADAARVADLAVHAWVLMPDAVQFLVTPSYESSVAMAMQAVCRRYVETFNRRHGRRGTMWRGNYCATVIEPDRYFLFASQVIDHAPVRNRLVAEPGKYPWSSYTHHIGLRADSFIKDHPLYRALGNTPFERHEAYRDLSAQPLDELEVDNLMQSTLKGWVLGSAAYCEWAAQTANRRLMPLLLRDRPPSVRTTRGRAHVG; this is translated from the coding sequence ATGACACGGCTTGCACGGCACTACGTCCCAGAACAACCGCAGCACGTTATCTTGCAGGGGCTCACGGGGCCCGCATTCCTGGACGAAGGAGACTACCTGTACTTCCTCGCCTGCCTGGCAGACGCAGCGCGCGTCGCCGATCTGGCAGTCCACGCGTGGGTACTCATGCCTGACGCAGTACAGTTCCTCGTCACGCCTTCGTACGAGTCGAGCGTGGCCATGGCGATGCAGGCGGTCTGCCGTCGCTACGTCGAGACCTTCAACCGCCGCCATGGACGCCGCGGTACCATGTGGCGTGGCAACTACTGTGCAACAGTGATCGAGCCCGACCGGTATTTTCTGTTCGCGAGCCAGGTCATCGATCATGCGCCGGTGCGCAACCGCCTTGTGGCAGAGCCGGGAAAGTACCCGTGGTCGAGCTACACGCATCACATCGGGCTGCGTGCCGATAGCTTCATCAAGGACCATCCGCTCTATCGGGCGCTCGGCAACACGCCGTTCGAGCGCCACGAGGCTTACCGCGATTTGAGCGCACAGCCCCTCGACGAACTCGAGGTCGATAACCTGATGCAGTCGACGCTCAAGGGCTGGGTGCTCGGCAGCGCCGCGTATTGCGAGTGGGCGGCGCAGACAGCCAACCGGCGTTTGATGCCCCTGCTGCTACGCGACCGCCCGCCTAGCGTTCGCACGACACGCGGTCGAGCACACGTGGGCTAA
- a CDS encoding cytosine permease — protein MATTDSKASQLIEKHTIGYVPREDRHGKVRDLFTLWFGGNIAPLPIVTGALGVQLFHLNLFWGIVAIIVGQAVGGVLMALHSAQGPQMGIPQMIQSRAQFGSWGALLVTVIAGVMYVGFFASNIVLAGKSLHGIESTVPVPVGIVLGALGSGLIGIIGYRFIHILNRIGTWVLGIGIFVGFWYILTHVSTADFLTRGGFNIAGWLATVSLSALWQIAFAPYVSDYSRYLPENVSVASTFWATYLGCTIGSTLAFVFGAVAVLAVPPGVDAMDAVKLATGPLGLPMLVLFLLSVISHNALNLYGAVLAAITSVQTFAYRWIPTAKTRAVFSFVILAACCYAALGASTNFVGNLVDLVLALLVVLVPWTAINLIDFYVIHKGKYDIDSIFEAEGGIYGRFNPQALIAYAVGIAVQIPFMNTPMYAGPVPGYLDGADLSWVIGLVLTSPLYYWLATRNTTYRRRLNAGMRATVR, from the coding sequence TTGGCCACCACGGACAGCAAAGCTTCCCAATTGATCGAAAAACACACGATTGGCTATGTGCCACGCGAGGATCGTCACGGCAAGGTGCGCGATCTGTTCACACTCTGGTTCGGCGGCAATATTGCGCCGTTGCCTATCGTGACGGGCGCGCTCGGCGTCCAGCTTTTCCATCTGAACCTGTTCTGGGGGATCGTCGCGATCATCGTGGGGCAGGCTGTAGGCGGCGTGCTGATGGCGCTGCATTCGGCGCAAGGCCCTCAGATGGGCATTCCGCAGATGATCCAGAGCCGGGCTCAGTTTGGATCGTGGGGCGCGCTGCTGGTCACGGTCATTGCGGGCGTGATGTATGTGGGCTTCTTCGCTTCCAACATCGTGCTGGCGGGGAAATCGTTGCACGGAATCGAATCGACTGTTCCTGTACCGGTGGGCATCGTGCTTGGCGCGTTGGGTTCGGGGCTGATCGGCATCATCGGTTATCGCTTCATTCACATACTGAACCGGATCGGCACTTGGGTGCTCGGCATCGGCATCTTCGTCGGCTTCTGGTACATCCTGACGCACGTTTCGACGGCGGACTTTCTGACGCGCGGCGGTTTCAATATCGCCGGCTGGCTCGCGACGGTCTCGCTGTCCGCGCTCTGGCAAATCGCGTTTGCGCCGTACGTGTCCGACTATTCGCGCTATCTGCCTGAAAACGTCAGTGTTGCGTCGACGTTCTGGGCGACGTATCTGGGCTGTACGATCGGCTCGACGCTCGCGTTCGTGTTCGGCGCCGTTGCCGTGCTGGCCGTGCCGCCCGGCGTCGATGCAATGGATGCCGTCAAGCTTGCGACGGGACCGCTCGGCTTGCCGATGCTGGTGCTCTTCCTGCTCAGCGTCATCAGTCATAACGCGTTGAATCTCTACGGCGCGGTGCTCGCGGCGATCACATCGGTGCAGACCTTTGCGTACCGCTGGATTCCCACGGCCAAAACGCGAGCGGTGTTTTCGTTCGTCATTCTTGCTGCGTGCTGTTATGCCGCGCTCGGGGCTTCGACGAACTTCGTCGGCAATCTGGTCGATCTCGTGCTTGCGCTGCTCGTCGTGCTCGTGCCGTGGACGGCAATCAATCTGATCGATTTCTACGTCATCCATAAAGGCAAGTACGACATCGATTCGATCTTTGAGGCGGAAGGCGGCATTTACGGACGCTTCAATCCGCAAGCGCTCATTGCGTACGCAGTCGGTATTGCCGTGCAGATTCCGTTCATGAACACGCCGATGTACGCCGGTCCTGTGCCCGGTTATCTGGATGGCGCGGACCTTTCGTGGGTGATCGGCCTCGTGCTGACGTCGCCGCTGTACTACTGGCTGGCAACGCGGAATACGACATATCGGCGCCGCCTGAATGCAGGGATGCGGGCGACAGTTCGTTAG
- a CDS encoding MFS transporter, with product MNGLPDTSKNSQTHAIASRAKIVMMAVIAGAVITNIYCTQPILPLIASGLHVDLTTVDLVAGAALLGFATGLALLLPLGDRFDRRKLVLAQIALAFVFALSSALAPGIWPLIGASFGLGIVSCVPQQLVPFAAVMSLPSERGRSVGTVVSGIMVGILLGRTISGVIGAAYGWRAVYGVEALFMIPVWIAAASLLPRGVPSTDLSYGRLLASLWPLVRDNRPIRESMIVQALLWACFNAFWVNLAALLANGPQHLGSAWAGGFGIIGATGALAASLGGRAADRLGSRTVIAASIGIVTLAYLLLAGAESSLTFLIIGVIVLDIGVQSGLVSNQTRAFAVDPKAQGRINSLYMTATFSGGAIGVMISGWLMMRFGWTGVVIFGIALGIVASAYHWLGGNRRLRSAAQS from the coding sequence GTGAACGGCCTGCCAGATACGTCCAAGAATTCCCAGACCCACGCAATCGCGTCACGCGCGAAGATCGTCATGATGGCCGTCATCGCCGGCGCGGTGATCACCAACATCTACTGCACGCAGCCAATCCTGCCGTTGATCGCTTCCGGCCTGCACGTCGATCTGACCACCGTCGATCTGGTCGCCGGCGCGGCGCTGCTCGGCTTTGCGACGGGCCTCGCCTTGCTGTTACCGCTGGGCGATCGCTTCGACCGGCGCAAGCTCGTGCTCGCGCAGATTGCGCTCGCCTTCGTCTTCGCGCTGAGTTCCGCGCTTGCACCCGGCATCTGGCCGCTGATCGGCGCGTCTTTCGGTCTTGGCATCGTCAGTTGCGTGCCTCAGCAGCTCGTACCGTTCGCCGCCGTCATGTCATTACCGAGTGAGCGCGGGCGTTCAGTCGGCACGGTCGTCAGCGGCATCATGGTCGGCATTCTGCTGGGTCGCACGATCAGCGGTGTGATCGGCGCGGCCTACGGTTGGCGCGCGGTCTACGGCGTGGAAGCCCTGTTCATGATCCCTGTCTGGATTGCTGCCGCGTCGCTGCTTCCGCGCGGCGTGCCTTCCACCGATCTTTCCTACGGACGTCTGCTCGCATCACTCTGGCCACTGGTTCGGGACAATCGCCCTATTCGTGAATCGATGATTGTCCAGGCGCTGCTGTGGGCCTGCTTCAACGCGTTTTGGGTCAATCTGGCGGCACTTCTGGCAAACGGCCCGCAGCATCTTGGCAGCGCGTGGGCTGGCGGCTTTGGGATCATTGGCGCGACGGGTGCACTAGCCGCTTCACTCGGCGGCCGCGCGGCAGATCGACTCGGCTCGCGCACCGTCATCGCGGCCAGCATCGGCATCGTTACGCTTGCGTATCTGCTGCTGGCCGGCGCGGAGTCGTCGCTGACGTTCCTGATCATCGGGGTCATCGTGCTCGATATCGGTGTGCAGTCGGGTCTCGTGTCCAACCAGACGCGCGCCTTTGCCGTCGATCCCAAGGCGCAGGGCCGCATCAACAGTCTCTACATGACGGCCACCTTTTCCGGCGGCGCAATCGGCGTCATGATCAGCGGCTGGCTGATGATGCGCTTCGGCTGGACGGGCGTCGTGATCTTCGGCATTGCATTGGGGATCGTCGCTTCCGCATACCACTGGCTTGGTGGCAACCGGCGCTTGCGAAGCGCTGCCCAATCGTGA
- a CDS encoding nuclear transport factor 2 family protein produces the protein MKEEQIREVLNTHWRASAEGDLDLEHDIYHDDAVCDYPQSGERIVGRINLQALRGHHPGRPSGFDVRRIQGNGDLWITEYTINYTDRATYVVSIMKFHDNKVMHETQYFSDPFDAPDWRSQWVQRMG, from the coding sequence ATGAAAGAGGAACAGATTCGTGAAGTCCTGAATACGCACTGGCGAGCGTCAGCGGAAGGTGATCTGGACCTGGAACATGATATCTATCACGACGACGCCGTCTGTGATTACCCGCAGTCAGGTGAACGTATTGTCGGACGAATCAATTTGCAGGCGTTGCGCGGTCATCATCCCGGCCGGCCTTCTGGTTTCGATGTCAGGCGAATTCAGGGAAACGGCGATCTGTGGATCACGGAATACACGATCAACTACACGGATCGCGCGACATACGTCGTGAGCATCATGAAGTTCCATGACAATAAGGTCATGCACGAGACCCAGTACTTTTCAGATCCCTTCGACGCACCAGACTGGCGTAGTCAATGGGTTCAGCGAATGGGGTGA
- a CDS encoding helix-turn-helix domain-containing protein — MTPSAFVEELRVDAARRILGGTDDPLKTIAFKCGFHNATHMRMVFLRRINVTPIQCRQQMRGVQSVYGMPRRMERADQSVDFEATA, encoded by the coding sequence ATGACTCCATCCGCATTTGTCGAAGAACTTCGTGTGGACGCAGCGAGAAGGATACTAGGTGGGACCGACGACCCGCTGAAGACCATTGCATTCAAATGCGGTTTCCACAATGCCACGCATATGCGAATGGTCTTCCTTAGGCGTATCAATGTGACACCGATCCAATGTCGACAGCAAATGCGGGGTGTCCAGAGCGTATATGGCATGCCGCGACGTATGGAACGGGCGGATCAATCCGTCGACTTTGAGGCTACTGCGTAA